The Chrysemys picta bellii isolate R12L10 chromosome 10, ASM1138683v2, whole genome shotgun sequence genome segment CTCATCCTGGTTAAATAAGGGTCTGTTCCTGTAACCCTTAATTCATATAAGCAGaggctgcaggactgggccctatgGTTGTATCAAAATTTAAAAGGCCAAAGAAAGAATCTCTTAGGCGGATCATCCTTATTAACTGAGCTAGTATATTCTGTTTTCATCTATTTATAACTATAGTTTAATTACTTAGCAGACTTGGTTTCAGTTTATTCCATTGTTCCTTTAGCTTCAATTTTACACTGTCTGAAGCAAAGATATAGTTGATTGATTCATAGGAGAGGTCCCACATCTGTGACGGCTTCAGATTAAATGTTTTAGCAACCATCTGGTACTCCTGAGACAGATCCGTTGCAAAGACACCTTTATCGTCAGTCTGCGAgggagggtaaaaaaaaaaaaaagaacaatcaTTCAGTGTATCTAGCTTTGCAAAATAGGAAATTAATTTACAATCAGTTTCACCCTACTGTATTTCAGTTTACTGCAGCTAGTACTTATTCTATCTTTAATTAAGTACTAACTGATAGAATAGCTGCAGTAAACTGTGAAATACAGTAAGGTGAAACTGGTTGTAAATTAATATCAATATATCTCATCCAAAAATATCATACGCTGAACAAAGAAGTCTAAGTGAAAGAACAGttaatttataaaaatatatgaTGTCTATAAAAACAGCCAGAGTCTTTGTGATTTATTCTATGTCTCCTACTACACATGGAGCACCCTCTCCAAACTAATCCATAAAGCTGGTCCTACCGCTCCTCCTCAAGACACACTTCTACCATGATGCCTACAGAGAAGTGGTAATGGCTAGACAGAAGGCCTGTGGGGATTGCTGGCACTTATTTCAAAACAAGTCTGATGATTCAGAACCATCAAGTTATTCACAGGTGTAACTTATGTAAATGTGTGACCATACAACTGTtatcctttccccttccctgttccgcccctgcccttccccaccccccacttacTAGCTGCACCTTGTCTTATATTAGAGTATTTATCTTCAGAACAGGGTCTGTGTCATCCTGTACAacagtgcctagtgcaatggggccctgacttTGATTATGGTCCTTggctgctaccataatacaaatgataaataacaaTTAGATAAGTGTTGCCAGTTGAAATGTTCAAGTTAGGATCATTTAAGGACTAAGTTGGTCCCTGCTCCCTAATCCAGGGCTCTCGGGTGGATTTATGAACCATGCGAGGAAGAGAGGTCCCTAAATTTACCTTACTTAACTTGGCCACTGTGATGTTTTCTAACATGGATGTTTTTATAGATGCTGGCAATGGGAGCTGAGGTGCTTGGCATCTCACAGGATCAGGACTAAATACCTACAGGAGGGGTCCCATATTTTCCTCTGAATGCAACAGAAACATATTTCATATTACAAGGAAATAATAATTACAATGAATTacaatttaaaatacaaatatagGAGCTAAGATGTTCAAATGCAATGTTCCCTGGTTCATACCAAAAACCTATATAGACCCCAAATTTCATGTAAATCAGACTTTTAATCTACTGGGATTTGCTTCAATAAAAATTAGAAGCTGAATAACAAGAATTTTCCTAGATTTTTACTATATATTTCTCCCTAAACTAGGTATCGGATTTCTTATAAGTGAGGTCAGAGAAATTCCTTGTCCAGTTGGCTCTTGTATAGATAGTAACAGGTATGTTTCTCTAACTTGGCTCCAGTGACTCAGTTTCCATGTTCTGTATGGTCAGCATCTAAATGTATTCTGTACAATCAAAATGGCTTACACAAAGTACAGTGGGGTGGCCCATGTTGTACCAGTATCCAAAATGGTGTTTGTCACAGGAAGGTACAGTCTGACTTTTGAAGTTTGACGTCATGCAAAGTTCTAAGTGATAAAAGGAAAAACtatgaattaaaagaaaaaaacaaggatATGTACAGAACCAAAAATATGATCTTTGGATAGATTAATGTACACATTTCAATCCATAGCTGAATAGTTCAGTGTTAcctgttctatttattttttttaaatttgtggtGATTCACGACGCTTACAATATATTGTATATGCCAGCTAAGAACATATTCAAACACgggaaaaaaaatgttcatgTGTGCACACATGAAAATACCTGGATTTATACAGTCAAATGGGTGGTTAGGTGCACAGTTCACTAGTTGTGTGCCCAATTCAGGGTATTTGAAGAACTGGTGCATACATACAGACACCACATGCACTGCTCAACTGGTCAAGTATGTTATGTTTTGGTTTTCTACCTTCATCTGAGGCATCCAttattggccactgccagaggcaTGATATCAGATTGGACAGATCAATGCTCCAGTATCACAATTCTTATGTCCCTATGTATTTGAAGCAGATATAAAACTTTGAACAGTCTACACAAATGCCACTAAATCCTTTTACATAGCTTTAAAAGATATTTCACTACACAAATTACTAAGCTGTAGTTTATTGATATTAACTAGGTGGCAACAGGTGTAAACACATGGCAATTTTGTACTATTTTAATGTTCCAGATCTCTGTTTCCTGTTTTCCTTTTCCCACTATTTGTTGATTATACACCAAGGACTGGCATTAAACTGCTAAGAAGCACGAATATTGAGAATGGTGTATAAAAGAATGTGTGTGTAAATTGAAATATATGCATATAAAATATGTAGATATTTAATTAATGGCACTCAGTAAAAACGTTTAAAAATACTCTATgaccaattttgttttaaatgaaaaacagaagCATCAGTAGAACACCATATGTATCAGTTATTTTCTCACAGTATCCATTTATTTCCACATCACAAATATCTTTCCATATTTATTTCTGGGAGATATAAATCTACTCAGACTTACTGAATCATTTGCAAGATACAATGTATCAAAGCCTGAGGGCTACCAAGCAATTTTCTTATCTTCTTGCTTACCTATAGGTATGTGATTCTGTCTAACAAGCTGCACAAGATCCTCTGAACCCGTTGTAGAGTTGAGAAATGTACCATGTCCAATTCTGTCTGGAGGCAAACCAAGGAGAATTTTGGTCTCCTCTTCTTTATTTGGGATCTAAAACAGAATACACCCCCACGCACAGAGTCTGTAATGGCACCAAAATGCAGCTGAATAATCAAAGTTATACATCAGCCCCAGATCAGATCTGGGTTCTagattttttgtatttgtatattttatCAATAAAGAAAATGAGAAATAAGTATGTGTGTTAATTAGTGTTAGTTATTATGCTTTGGAGAAGGAAGAGATGCAGGAACTGGAAGATGGAAGTGCACTCATTGGAAAGCGGATAAAAGGACAGATCACATTAGTTATTTGCacttctgaaatatttttgatTGGAGGACCTCAATTAGCTTTACAAACCTTAATGAAATAAGCCTCAACTAGGAAGATTACAATTATCTCCAATGTACAAATGGATAAACTGACTGCAGAACAGAGAAGTTACACAATAAGACAGAGGCAGAAAGAAGAAGGTGAGGAACTTGGaagtacattttcaaagcactgcacaAGAGTTCCATGAAAAAAACTCATTAATATTATCAGCCTTCATTTCCTAAAGGCACTATTCCTTTCAGAAATTATAAGGTTTTCATTATTCATCAGGCCTGCTAAATCAAACTCTAGGTGGATCTTCAATGTTAGAGATCATACTCCAAATTCTCCTCATCTCACATACACAAACAGAGCTAAAGAAGTCAACAGAACTATTCATGTGCGTAAAACAGGTACATAAGATCTACTATATGATATTCCAGATATAATTCAGGTGGGGGGGTAATGGATCAGTCAATGTATGTGTAAACTTCAAATTAATACTTATACTTCTGAAATATATAATACAATAAATTACAGCCAACAGTTCCTCTAATAATCCTTAATGAGCAAGGCTTAGTCATGCTCTTGAATCAGGGTTTTCCCTATGATACTGAGGTCCTATTTGTTTCCATAATTTAATAAATCATGACCTTGCAGATTTTAAGGCAGAGTATGTTATGTTACTGGTATTCCTTCTGTGGTTCTCAACATTTATTGTATTATATCATTTACTGTATTGATCTAtccaaaattaatacaaaatTCAAAACTGACAATAGCACCATTGAAACATTTCTTGTGACATCAGAAATCACAGGGGTGGGACCTGCATGGTTCTCTGGTGGACTGTAACATCCCTAGAAAGGTAGGAGAGATTTAGTCAAAGTTTCTTGATTAAGTTGGGTAGGTGGTTGGTTTTCGGTTCTTTTAGGGTTTTTTCCCTTCaaaatacatatatatgtgtgtttaCTTTAAATTTCTCTTTTCTAACCCCATCTCTTCAAAATGCCACAAACTAGCATTACTTCAGCCTAAAAAAACTGAAAATCCACAGATGTTACTTTTAGTTACAGTAGGTTTTTATTTAAAGGCGGCTGCAGAAAAAGGTTAGCACAAACATTAAGAATTTACCTCTGAAAGATGCAATGCCAGTTTCAGACCTGCCTTTTTCGCTTCGAAAAGTGGTTCAAAAAAATCTTTGCCATGTCCTGCCTTGaagaaaaatccaaacaaaaatgcATGATTAATCAGGAggtattttttattaaaacctTTCCAATTATACAATCATGATGAAGTTTCAGAATATTAATATAATTCATTCAAAAGCagttaattttaataatttttattttgctaTCACATATAATCAAATATAGtgaaacaatatttttcactTCAATTTAAGAACTATATTTTTCaacctcttttcttttctttataacAGTAGCATATTAGGTGCTTGTATTTTATGTCTACATGACCCTGCAGTTCAGACTATGGGATGTGAACTGCAATGCACACTGGCATGTTGCACTGTAACCCACCAGTGCTGACAGTGCAAACTAAAAGACACCTACTGCAATTCACACCCCCATAGACCAAACTGTGGGGCCTTGTAAACCAGCTTTAGTTCTCATTTTGTGTCTATTCTCAGTATTACTCAATATGCCTCAACCTCAATCAATCTGATACAATCAGAGCAATGTAGTAGTGGATGCTTTCCTGGGCTCAGAAGTTGCTTTTAAGTTCCCTTTTTTGATAGTTGTGTATCATTTtgtacattttcaattttttgttaGAGACAAAAGATGTTATCTTCACATCATGAATATGAGCAAGACATTTAACCAACAGCCAGCAAGTTTACTGTCTAACTATATAATGGAAACAGTGAAAATGACTACAAACTAAGTGCTAATAAATGTACAAGTAAACAGTGAGATAATAAAGAGAAATGTATTTCCCTAATTCTTTTCAGTTCAGCAAATGTTACTAGTAACAACACATCAGCGTGTTTATTTTAGTTGATGGTGTCCTTTACCTAAAGGGCAGTTGTTAAGAACCAAAACAACTTTCTGTACAATCCCCTCAACTCCTTCATACATTCCAAAGTCAAGTAAAATGACTAAAAATAGGAAGATAGGATTTGCCAGGCAAGAGCCATCATTCCAAGTACTACTTTGACTACTACTACCTGTTCTTCTGTCTTTAGATCATGTGCCTTCTTTTATGTTTGAAAAAAACCTTATACAACATTGTTGGCACTATTTAAAAGaaattatataataataataataataatagcaacaACATATTCTGCCTTCAGTGTTGGCCAATATCTGGTACTTCAGATGAAGGCAAAAGCACTCCAAAACGCATCTATACCCATTTATATAATGTTTTAGATGTGGGAAAATAGTCGTTCCTAACCCTTGCCATGAACAGTTAATGCCCCCAAAGGAAAATTATCCAAAGCACtaagagtaaaaataaaatttgatACTATAATCATTACAACGATAAAAGTATCCATCTTCAAGGAAAGTAACTTACGGTGGGATCACCACTGAGGTCAAGCCCTACCACAATCCCATCGGTGGAAAGGAGGAACTCTTCAGCCAGTTTAACAGTTTGCTTTGCCACGATAGGTCCACCTCTTCTATCTATTGCTATTAAAAACCTAGAATAGAGATGTACATCTTACATTAAATCACCAAACAGGTGATTGACAAAGAAACAATCTATTACCAGCAAAAGCAACACTGCACTCATAACTTAAATAGAAATTGCTTCTTTTGTCACAACTGTTACTGTAAAGCTCTGATGGCAAgtaacaggcagggccggctccgggcaccagcccaccaagcatgtgcgtggggcggcacctggaagggggcggcgcggcgctccggccggagagcagggccgcgactgggctcgccgccctccccgcggcgctccagccgccggggagagcagagccgcagcaggctcgccgccctcccccagcgctctggctgccgggatgagcggagccgcggcgagctcaccgccctccccccggcgctctggccgccgggatgAGCAGAGCCgtggtgggctcgccgccctccccccggcgccctggccaccggggagagcggagccccagccgggctctcctcccggcgctctggccgccggggagagcggagccgtggcAGGCACATGCATACCCACTCTAATTCCAGCATTACATTCATGGCATCTCCCTTCCAGCCATACTGGCTCCACTCTAGAGGCAAAAATGTAATACTGAAACAAAGGATTGGGCTTATATAGCTGAACATAAGGAGCTGGAACTCAACCCTCACTTGGGATAAACTGATTTTCTTTCAATttcttttaataattttattagTATGGTTTGGTTCTTCCTTTTTCATAAAACCAAAACAACTTTTTCCAGGTTTTGGGAAAGGAAAGATCTGGTAAGCTACATCTCCAGAGAAGGACCTCTAAATACTTCTTAAAAAACATACATCATCTCACATAAGACACAGCAGAGAGTTCTCCTGTCCTCTGGACAGGCACCATCCTTTCAGCCACTGCCTATACTGGTATCATGTCCCGATCTGGCTACTAGCCCCTGCCCACCAAAGTTCTGACTTTCATATATCAACTCTTTCTCTGAAGCTACTACCAATGCTGTTTTCTGGATTAGCCAGCAAGACCTGCCAGCTCAGAGAATTCAGCCCCTCCCTTCCACAAACAGCTTAGAATTTGACCTCTGCAACACCCTACATCTCAGGCACAGGCAGAAGATATTAAGGCCAATCCATAAGATACTAAGGAACCTCCTAACTGGCTGTACAATAGCTGACAACTGTGACATAGCAATATATTCTTATGATGTAATGTATACAAATGATCCATGTATCTTAATTCACATTTATACCTAGTTTGTTATTATTACACCTCTACTAGTAAAAGGTGTAATATATTTTGCCACAAAAAAACTATAtggtccaaattttcaaaggcaacatttagcaaacagaaaaacatattTAAATTTTGGAGTGCAAGAAGTTAACTGTGTTTCACACATAAGTGACCCTGTGGGGGATGCAATTACCATTCAGGCTGCACAATGTGGATTTCTGCAGGTGCTCCATTGCAACCCTCTTTGAAAAGGTAGCCCTATATCTTATATAGTTTACAGAAGGCCCAAGAAAGAGGTCAAGAACTAAGGACAACTTTTCAGAGCAAATTTTTAACCTGTATTATTAGTTTCTtgcaaaaaataattttatagcTCCCACAGAGGAAAGCTGGATCCCTAACTAGTGGCTGTTTATCTTATTTGGGTTTCACACCATTTAGTTATCAAGTTTCTGACTTACAAACAATTATGAGAGGTTTTAATAAACTCATTTTGTTATTGGTTCACATCTTTTGACTTTCTCTTTGATTTTTCAATTCTCAAAAACAAGTGAAACTCAGAAGAAAATTGTACATGGTAACCAGTGCTCCTACATACAGCTACACAGGTGCTGTCTGTGCAGTGTgtgctttttttcccctacaTCAACTTCACTGGGTGGGttggtcattttaaaataatttaaacttttaaaaaattgtccaATATATTTgtagtttttatttgtttatggTTAGTAGTTTTGTGgtttgttgatttttttgttgtgggtgttgtttgtttgttttaaagaggaaCAAAACTGCCCAAGGTTTGTGCACGATAAAAGTCTGACAGGCCATTTCACGGTAAAAGCAGCTTTCCTAGAGGATCAAAGTAAGCATGTTAGTAAAACAACAGTTCAGTGTTCAGTAATTAGCCAAACAAACAGTCAATGGCTGCAGTACTCTCATTGTAATTACTGTATTATTTCGAAGAAAATCACTACAATTCCGTAACAGAGGGGAAGACACATATTATATCTATATTGGTGATTATTAGGTTCACTTTTGATAGCTGGTTTAAAATTCAAGTTTATATTATCTGTtaaattactaatagaaactgtagTGTCtttctaaggcctgatctacacacaatcattgtaccagtataactaatTTGGTAGCGGGttgatttttttaaccaaactagttaaagcagtacaacccttCAT includes the following:
- the ADAL gene encoding adenosine deaminase-like protein isoform X2, whose protein sequence is MKKLLAQKQYLQIHNGMTVIDKGKKRTLEECFQMFNIIHRITNRTEDILMVTKDVIKEFAADGVKYLELRSTPREENGTGMTKRTYVEAVLEGIKQCKEEDLDIDVRFLIAIDRRGGPIVAKQTVKLAEEFLLSTDGIVVGLDLSGDPTAGHGKDFFEPLFEAKKAGLKLALHLSEIPNKEEETKILLGLPPDRIGHGTFLNSTTGSEDLVQLVRQNHIPIELCMTSNFKSQTVPSCDKHHFGYWYNMGHPTVLCTDDKGVFATDLSQEYQMVAKTFNLKPSQMWDLSYESINYIFASDSVKLKLKEQWNKLKPSLLSN
- the ADAL gene encoding adenosine deaminase-like protein isoform X1; protein product: MASGADQERQLRFYRELPKVELHAHLNGSISSVTMKKLLAQKQYLQIHNGMTVIDKGKKRTLEECFQMFNIIHRITNRTEDILMVTKDVIKEFAADGVKYLELRSTPREENGTGMTKRTYVEAVLEGIKQCKEEDLDIDVRFLIAIDRRGGPIVAKQTVKLAEEFLLSTDGIVVGLDLSGDPTAGHGKDFFEPLFEAKKAGLKLALHLSEIPNKEEETKILLGLPPDRIGHGTFLNSTTGSEDLVQLVRQNHIPIELCMTSNFKSQTVPSCDKHHFGYWYNMGHPTVLCTDDKGVFATDLSQEYQMVAKTFNLKPSQMWDLSYESINYIFASDSVKLKLKEQWNKLKPSLLSN